The following proteins are co-located in the Triticum aestivum cultivar Chinese Spring chromosome 1A, IWGSC CS RefSeq v2.1, whole genome shotgun sequence genome:
- the LOC123180171 gene encoding putative cyclin-dependent kinase F-2, with protein sequence MEHYERLEKIGEGASGVVYKARDSRTGAIVAVKRLRGGGFGDHDGSRLSEDLLREAACLEACRGHPSVVELRAAHRDGAGGAFLVMEYVGPSVAQVMRERGRPFPEADARRLMRQLLDGARAMHDLGVLHRDLKPDNVLVDAHGDLKICDFGMSRFAAGGAATAPPYTSPVVTLWYRAPELLLGSTEYDARVDTWALGCIMAELLAGAPLLPGRSEMDQLNRAFDTVGADDMTDWPGFSRLPRAGSPLCQRSRPPSRLREMFPSLSAAGFDVLSGLLACRPDRRLTAADALRRPWFTDAESANADQPLNACRFTARVGGVADAIVV encoded by the coding sequence ATGGAGCACTACGAGAGGCTGGAGAAGATCGGCGAGGGCGCCTCGGGCGTCGTCTACAAGGCGCGGGACAGCCGCACGGGCGCCATCGTCGCTGTCAAGCGCctccgcggcggcggcttcggcgacCACGACGGCAGCCGGCTCTCCGAGGACCTCCTCCGCGAGGCCGCGTGCCTCGAGGCCTGCCGCGGCCACCCGTCCGTCGTCGAGCTGCGGGCCGCGCACCGCGACGGCGCGGGCGGCGCGTTCCTCGTGATGGAGTACGTCGGGCCCAGCGTGGCGCAGGTCATGCGGGAGCGCGGCCGGCCCTTCCCCGAGGCCGACGCGCGCCGGCTCATGCGCCAGCTCCTGGACGGCGCCAGGGCGATGCACGACCTCGGGGTCCTGCACCGCGACCTCAAGCCGGACAACGTCCTCGTCGACGCCCACGGCGACCTCAAGATCTGCGACTTCGGGATGTCGCGCTTCGCCGCCGGAGGTGCCGCGACGGCACCGCCCTACACGTCGCCCGTGGTCACGCTGTGGTACCGCGCGCCGGAGCTCCTGCTTGGCTCCACGGAGTACGACGCGCGGGTGGACACGTGGGCGCTCGGGTGCATCATGGCCGAGCTGCTCGCCGGCGCGCCGCTGCTGCCGGGGAGGTCGGAGATGGACCAGCTGAACAGGGCGTTCGACACGGTCGGGGCCGACGACATGACGGACTGGCCCGGCTTCAGCCGGCTCCCGCGCGCCGGCTCGCCGCTCTGCCAGCGCAGCAGGCCGCCGAGCCGGCTGCGGGAGATGTTCCCGTCGCTCTCCGCCGCGGGCTTCGACGTCCTCAGCGGGCTGCTGGCATGCAGGCCGGACAGGAGGCTCACGGCCGCGGACGCGCTCCGGCGGCCCTGGTTCACGGACGCCGAGTCGGCCAACGCCGACCAGCCTCTCAACGCCTGCCGCTTCACGGCGCGCGTCGGTGGCGTCGCTGACGCCATCGTTGTGTAG